TTTTTTTCTGTTGTTGTCAACAAAGGATATATATGTAagagatttagaaaaaaagatttTACAACCACTATGTTTAGAGCAAAATTActgaaaataatttgttaaaccATACATAATCTGTACATAAACTAGATTAattattattggttttatttagCATATCACACTAAACTATGTGATCCAGTAgaacaaaaatatgtataaaaaaattctcaCAATTCATAGCTATAGCATGCTCACCACTGTCAATAACGTCATTAAATTTAGATctgttgttcttttttttttcttaatattgaaCAATTtgtcatattaaaataaaaatatatattttatgaagaataaaactaatttcttttagtttcacataaattaaaatcaaaattttaaaactttacaatGTCAAATCAAACTTCAAATTTCATACAACTGGAGAAAGAGCTTCATGTTGACAACTCTCTTTCCTCGAACTTCAATACTATAATGGTTGATgtgataattttaataaaaaaatatacataatatatatatataacacaaaCTATGTTaaattcgttttttttttcaaaatacaatttaatgtaaaatttgtcATTATATGCTACCACCACAAAACTTGACAAGACATAACACAATCACACGTTTTTACCTAATCAATaagaattttccttttttttaccaaactaaatttaaaccaatttttgaagaataaaagaaCCCTTTGAAAAAACAACACACTCATTGCAAAAATGATAGCAATTGTGGTTGCAATGGCCTATTGGATGAAATGCTGCTATTTCTGACTTCAATGATAGGGAAAAGTTTTGAGCCGACTCATGAAAAGGCAACACAAACTGAACCATCATCACCAATTAGTTATCAGTAATACATGACACTTTGCCTTTGCCTCCAACCACACCAATTTTTTCACATCCCTTTGCCTCCAACCACAccaatgtttatatatatatatatatatatatatatatatatatatatatatatatatatatatatatatatatgattaagacTCATTTATTGAAATTagtcatattatatattttctttagaaTCAAAGTTTGTAAACTTATATGCACCTttcatattcttatttatttgatCATGTCTACCAAATTTCATATACATAAGGTTTAGTCCATCTCTTAATTCTAACATAtgacattatatttataattaaaaaatatataaatacacataattaaatatcatgtttacaataattttaagGCTTAAATACTTATTTCGTCCCCATGCTAagaattgaatttttgtttagtatccGATTTTAGaaatgaagacattggatccctatgttatgaaaaatatatgaataaggtccacaaagaaagaacaagttcaacaaatcctcaaagaaaaagctgaacaagagatagaaaaatgttaagaactgaatttctgtttagtacccggttttaaaaatgaagacattagatccctatgttatgaaagaCATTGgatccctatgttatgaaaaatatatgaataaggtccacaaagaaagaacaagttcaacaaatcctcaaagaaaaagctgaaaaagagataaaaaaagcTGGACaacaaaagagagaagagaaaaagtacgacCACATTAACATGAACTTAAGATCGTTActattcatacacttttcataacatagggacccaatgtcttcatatTTAAAACCGAGTATTAAATAGAAATTCACCTACTAACAAGaacgaagtaaacatttaaacctaattttaaatgagaataatacctttcaatttctttaaaaatatatatcaccAAAGTACGAAAAGATAGCTGTTATTTTAAGCtcagttttcaatttttacttttttagaaACAAACTAGAAAACAACGTACATTTTCAAAGTCAAGATTATTCagttttatttaacatatttcatTCTTTTGGTAACGTCATTTTCTCTTACTACTATGTTCCTTCTTTCTATCAAATTTTCGTCACATATTTCCatatttaactaaatattttagtttcaaaatCAAAGCAAAGTTTTAAATCGGCacaaaaataatctaaattttaactaagggtttgaaaaaaataacaaaaaatgaagaatttggAGGAATCTGTGTCatgcattaaaaaaaatggcaCCCCCAATATATGCAAAATTAAGACACCATGTTAAATAAGATTAAACAAACAGAAATACTAAGAATGActgaaagaataaaatatagagaaaacaaagacttatgagaaaatgaaggaaaattCATATCCCaatttgtttcacaaaaaaCATAGAGGTGACAGAACACTGACAGAGGAAGATCATACTATTGCTTAACCTTCCAACACTATTATGGATTTAGATGTTACAAACAAGAGCATCTAAAACAACTCAAACCATAATAGAAAAACATACAAAGAGTTTTGATAACATATCTTGTAAATTTAATCTCAAACACAAATGAAACCTGAATCTAGtccaaattacaaaaccaaaccTATCGATACTCATTTGAGACAGTCAACAACATATCCAAAAAGACTGTCTCTCTCTCAAACTGTGTCAAACTAGCAACCACATACAACTGGTTAACAAATTATGAACAGGTTTCCATTGTAGAAATTCTAACATTAGAACAATTTATCTAGCTTCACTTCAAGTCAAGCCAAAACATAGAACATACGAAACAACTAAAGTTAACTAAGTGTTTGATATCTCATCAATGATATCCGAAATGACCTTGTCCATGTCTAGATCCCTCATTGGTTTAAATGGTCGCTTCATGTCCTGAAACAAAATATAGTTGTAAACCACTCTGCATGTTTCAGATGACAACAAAATTGGAGTTctgttttcctttttaaaatcaTCTCCAGCAGAAGAAATACATCTTCAGTTGAACAGTTTTATATCAGAATAACTTCAATTCAACTCAGATAATTAACAATTCAGCACACTGATTCCAAATATAGTTCATTATTACCAAGAGACTGATGAACTTCTTGCCACCTTCTTGCCGTATTTCAAAGCAACCTCTTCTTGGCTTTTCATTGAATAAAAAACGAGAGAAGAAATAATCAGATCAAATTGTCTATAACCGAACTTAGAGAAGAaagattactaaaataaaatatcatatgaAACTCAGTAATTATTGTTTGTTCAGAACTCAGAAGTCTTAACAATGACCCAGAACTGTATCTACACAAAACAATAGTGCATTTTCTAACTCAGTATTGAAACAACCCTAAACAGTATATATAGTATACACAAAGAACAATAGTCCGTTTTGCTTAATTGAGGTTTCCAAAAACAGTTCATGACCAcaatttcattcacaaaatcACAGTCAATGGGGTTTTCACGATTGCAGCTGCATAAGCTGCTGGTGTCTACAAGTTTTCCCAACATCAAGGATCAGAACAAAAACTAACacatattttgaaaaccttGCCTAAACAAAGTTACACTTGATTAGTGCGTAGAAAGAAAGACTATTGAATAAAACACCACATATTTTGaactaaaagttaaaataaataaataaatataatagatCAATGACTTAAAACACTTCCAAAACTTGATAAAACAAAAGCATTACCAACAACTATCATAGTATATATACCTTTTCAGGGTTCAGTATCACATTGACTCCACAATCCGCTCCCTCCAGACGTTCTTTCACCAGATTGGCCCTCATCTTGAACTGGTTACATTGCTtactaaaaataacaaataacaacaaacaacacaTTATATAGAAAGTATCCATAACAACATCACCAacgcacacacacaaacaaaaggCAAGATCTTTGACCTCAGCAAATGAATCAAGTAacatcaacaaaaacaaataaccATCGACAACCCACAAGTCTTCAccaataaatacataaaatgaTATTGAAGAGAAAATGCAACAAATAACATATCATATGAACATTTTCAGACCAAATAATACAATCATAACAGCAACAATTTCTGAAAACATTTAAAGAAGTTATTCAACTAAGGGAAACAACTAACTCATATTTTCCTCTTATGTCTTTCCTTTAACCCCAAAAAAACTATTAAGTAAGTTGATATtttgtaaaacataaaaaaccttttcctaaaaaacaaaattttgattaaGTTATTTCAAATAATACACATAAATAAAAGCACATACAGCcacaaaatacaaaaagaagcatttttattttacccATGAACCGAaaagagaagagggagaaagggACGAACCAGTGCTCAACAAAGATAGTCTTGCTGGAAGCCCCTTCTACATCTTCTTCTATTTCTTCCTCTTTATCTGCTTTGACCGAAGCACTTTCTTCTTtctcgttcttcttcttcctaccGCCACTGCTTGTCTTTGCCTTTGCCTTCTTGGCCTTCTTGGCTTTCTTCTCTTCGAGCGGAGGGTCGGAGATGGCCAAGGCGGAGCGCTTGGCTGCCGCACGAGTGACTCTCAGCGAAGCCGCCGCAGCCGGCGCCTGTTGGGCGGGTTTGCGTTTGGCTGGTGGCATTGTGGAGTTGTGAGAGAAGacaagaaggaagaaaaagcaAGGGTTAGTTTCCTATGATAAGTGAAGCAGTCGTTACCTGTCTTTGAAAGGGATTTTATAGGAGCCTTAGCTACCACAATCTTCCCTCATTCACTTTTCACTACTCAAAAGCTTTCTTTACAAATtactataatttctttttatcaaattatttccTAAATTTTACAatctattattattacaaaacatgacttcttttaactaaattatctttataatcataatttttattttattcaagcTCTTGAAAATATTAAGtgagtttattattattattactattattattattattattattattattattattattattgacataaaaaaacttaatctaatttaataaatacaGTAAACTTTGTTTTAAGAACAGTTATAAACAGAGAAGTAGTGCAAAGTATTTGTGATTCTAGTTAAATGAAATTGAAGTCATGTAAATTATGTACGATACAAGGAGTAAAACAATTTTGTTTAAGTgcaatcaattttattatttatttatttttataaaactaaaattgtttAGTCTATGTAAAAGTCGTTTAACACTAACACAAGTTTTTTATAATGGCAATACATTGTAGTCACTGTATTTTgacacaatttttataattttttttcataaataaaattacaaaaaatatataaaatataatataaaataaattaaatataaattaaaatttaatttttattaaatttaatcttataaaatataaattaattttaattttaattaaatttaatttaataaaatataaattaaatttttatttttactttttgtgaatagtaaattttcgCAGGTATGGGCATGGATACGCACCCGATTCATTTATAATcaggtattaaaatatctactAATGGAATCCGtagataataaatattcacATGTACCACTTatctatttcatattttattgataGATATTTATAAATCTTCACATATACCAATTATCTATTACagattttattgataaatatttgtaggttgagatttttttatcatccttaattattatagtttatttgtatcaaataaattttaagagtTTCATATGTGACAAATATCATAATCatgaatgaaaaatatcaaATCTTATAATCATTCATCACACTTATTATCTTGTTTGatttaaaatgagaaaataaactGACAACTTTGATCTTGAAATGAAAATCCTCTTCCATAAGAGGCAACTTAAACTTTGGTTTCTAAGTAACtcaattgtttttgttatttgtgattttatatattaagatcATCAAGAGTGTTTTTCACTGCATCAATAATCTCcatatttaagttaattatgtACAAATCAAccataaaagtataaattaaaaattacttttcaaaaacataaattaaaaattagttttcaaaaattttgttaGTATAAAAGTTTGTGTCAAAATACAATAACTCATTACATTGTCGTTACTAAGAAATTGTCGTTACAAAGAAGGTTAGAAAGAAAtcgtattaattttttaaacattggAGTCAAAAAAAAGACTATAAAGTCGTAACATTATGTAACAACTTTACTCCTTATATCAAAAGTTGTGTATAAATGACATGATTTCAATTCagtttaaatgaaattatatgtaattgggatgactttttattataaattgtgTTGTATTGACACAACTTATTTTAAGTCtcaatcttttttaaaaattacaccactttcataattttaaacattaattacattacattcataaaaaaatactcACATTACATATTAAGTGGTTagtcaaatataaatattgtttgaaACATATTTGGTGTAAAAGACATACATACATcttttactaaattattattaaaatatttaatgattttatttatatatttaaatgttgtatatatttttttaatcaaaatttatttaattaagtaaaatgactcttaatcaaatttaatataattttttttatttcttaatttaaattagtgatttattaattttttaaatttttttattatgtataattttcatttgtaattgaatatttattattttatatatatatatatatatatatatatatatatatatatatatatatatatatatcatatttgtaattgcataaaaaagtaaaaaaataatccaacaaatatttaaaatagataatgATCACCtgtgtttataaaatttaaaataataagaaatatattcaaatataataaataaaattaaaaattacaaattaaataaattacaaattggACATTAAGACAAGTAGATTATAATTATCagttaaaaatttcaaaattaagtcATTTTAAAGTCCTTAATAGTTAAATTAGTTTACAAATCAATTAAATGATTCAATAACCACCTTTTATTGACatttatataagttaattttcaatgttatcttgaaaataaacaaataccTAATTTTGCaagacaaagaaaaataattatttttaattaataataaataactatagtttaattttacaattattattacattataatCATATTTCTCCATATTATTCTTCTAAAAACactgtttaataattttacatatgtaattgtgttttgatacttaattttgaattaagttcattaattaaaatctgACTTGGGTATCGAATAAGTTTACATATGTAATTGTGTTCTGACATCTAATTGTGAATTAAgttcattaattaaaatctgACTTAAGTGTCaaagtgcctttagcaggtacctaTCTCTCGATTGAGACTTGAAAAAGTGAGAACAAGTGATTTAGAAGTCAGAAGATGTGATAACTGAAAGATGTGTTTCTCGATCCTAATCATCTATATACTGAAACACAtatgtattaattaaaataattgtatttgaGTACAAAgacaacaaatatataaaaagtttgagTCATTTATAAGATACTATTATATCATTGATTTTAATCatgaattaatgttttaaatattttcattgtgTACTAAAACTGGTTGTTTATACAACAGACATTTAAGTGTGAATAGATTTTATTCCTTTGTAACCGTTGTAGATTTTctcaacaaatatatatttttttaataatataattttaaattatttatctattatatttttctaaaaatttctCTTTAATGCTCAACCGTTTATAATTTTCTGTCCAATAAtatagtaaatttttatattattaaattcaatagtataattaaaagaataacattattaaaaaataaaaaaagaaaacaaataaaagtgaacaatttttttaaacacagacaattaaaattaaagaaaagaaattaaattgtgAGTAAGATGGACTGTGACGATGAAAAGTGGAAAATTGACTTTTACAGTAACTGCAGGGTTGTCCAACGGAAAAGTAGTTTTAAGTTCACAAAATTGAGTATCggaaaagaataattttaaatttattattaatctgACTTTGAAATTACTTTCAAAGGGTTGTAATAGATACTTTTACACATCTTGATGGAAGCACTTCCAGGCAACACACGAGAACAGCTTCCTTGAACCAGAGAGTGCagcaaaatgaaaattgaagtAATGGAAGATAGTGCACGGACGATGTTTGATGAAAGTGTTAAAACCTCAACCAGAGTTAGTTTTCAAAAATCTCTCAAAAGCTTATAAGGGTGTTTCATCTGCATTTCCAACATTTTACTGTACAccttcaactttttaaaaaaaaaaatttaatcttagtaaacatttttttcctttttctctttctatttcaAGTAATCCTACACTCCTTTAACTTAACTGTACATcctattaacaaattttttaaaactttgtcttttatttataatttaataactatttaatttaatttaaaaatataataatatttaatactttttcatattttaataattattaaaatataatttgtattatattataataattatattacaaaaactaaaattaaaataattaaaataaaagtaataaaataaaaatagaaaaacaaaaataataatattaaaatctaatttaatatataaatatattaaatcatattaaaatattaaattaaattattattaaattttaaatagaaaataaaattttaaaaaggtcAGCAGATATTggattttcaattatgtttttggattttcaattcgaaacaaaatttttaaaaatttgttttttatttataatttattaattattttattttatttaaaaatataatattatttaatatatattatattcaaataactattaaaatataatttatattattataatagtaatattaaaaaataaaaataataataataataattaagaaatctaaaaattttgaaatcttattttattaatttaatattttaatataatttaatatatttatatatatttaatgagattttatattattattatttttattatttttgttttttattattattattattacttttattttaatttttttttttaaatttttttaatataactattataataatacaaattatattttaataattattaaaatatgaaaatatattaaataatattagatttttaaattaaattaaatagttcttaaactataaataagaaacaaagttttaaaacttttgttAAAAATGTGTAGAGTTAAAAAAGGATAGGATTACTTTAACAAgagaaaaagtatattttacaTGATGAAACACCCTCCGcagtttttaaactttaaaatttaaactcacCCCACTCACTCTCAACGCTCTCTGTAAACCTGCAGAACATCTAACCTTTTATTCACACAATCTTCAAACCCTCATTCTTCGTCACTTTTTCATTCTCAGCAAAATCAAGTAAGTACAGAAATTCTATTCATTcactttttctaaatttttactCTCACATTAGGGTTCACTCAAGTCACACTCATGGCTTGATCATATAATTTGGTGAATGTGTTTATTTGAGAAAATGTGTTGAATATGTGATTCTGAATGTTGTCTTTGTCAGTTTTGAGTTTcagaaataattgattatgaatGCTTCTTCATAAAAACATCAACTTTTTATTTGCATGTtcaaataagaattttttaaagttttggttatttgattttgattaaagATAATCAATCATATGCACATTTCCCTgattatatcatcaaaactaTTGTCAAATGATGAATTGCATATTAGAGAATGATTTGGTTGTTGAGATTACAAATTATGGACAAAATTGTAGTTGCATGTTGAAATCTGAATTTGTATCATTGATTCATTGTTAAATGGAGGAAATTAATTGTTGGTTCATTGCAAATTGAtatttcaaatcaaattaaattaatgtattcTTAAAATCATACTCAAAATATAAAGCTTGTAAAACTAAATTTGTTGTGATATATGCACCCACGGTCCAATCAAGAGTGAAAGTGCAAAGTGACCAATTGAATGTGTGAACAGTACTCATTTTCTTACTAGTCAAGTGTGAAGTTCGTAAATCTCCTTTACATGCCTGACCATTAAGTTATAAATTAAGACATTGGCagtgttttgttctcttttattttGCATAGATTAAGTGCATTCATCTCCATTTTTGCTTTCAGGCCAAACTAGTCTGCACATGTATTAAACTTGTCAAATACTAATGATCAAACTAAATTTTAAGCAAAAAAAATTGTCACAGAGCAGACATTGccaatttctaaaataaaacagaattcTTCCAAAATTCTGCGCATAACTGCTAAACCATTCATGAGGTAACATTTAATGCATGACTGCAGAAAATTTGTAGATGCAATAACAGTCATAGGTGACAGTTAGCTTCCAGAGTCCGAATCAAAACCCAAACCTTAGCCCTCCCTCTCTAGTCTCTATCAAGGATACCAAAACTTATCCGTAAGAGAAATCTATGATGtttttaatactttaaaaaaagtACAATAGGAACAGCAAATTATCCAACCAGACAAGCTCCGCAGTTCCGTCCAGCCCCAGAGAAAAGCAAATTTTAACCAAATCAGCTTCTTGTCTTCCTAAGAAAAATTTCCAGTTGTCTTAGGGATTTTCTCAAAAACAATTCACTATGTGCAAGACGGTGAGGCTGGGATCACATGGTGTTGATTCACCAAAGAAtgatgataaatataaatactttaGAATATTGTAGAATTAGAGTAGAGCTGGATCAATCTTTCCTGAGTTTCTGGGAAAAATTTCCGGGCAAATAGATAACATGATCGCTTTGAGCCGTTCAATACGCACGGTGTAATCACCACTGTTCTCTGCATGACGCATGAAATtggaaattaataataattcatttcTTCTAAAGAAGCAGAAGCAATGTCACACTGCGTGAACGAGTTCTGAACCTAAATTAGATGAAGGAGATTTATACCTTTGCATCACTAGTAAAATGTGGACTTTCA
This window of the Vigna angularis cultivar LongXiaoDou No.4 chromosome 7, ASM1680809v1, whole genome shotgun sequence genome carries:
- the LOC108337523 gene encoding uncharacterized protein LOC108337523; the encoded protein is MPPAKRKPAQQAPAAAASLRVTRAAAKRSALAISDPPLEEKKAKKAKKAKAKTSSGGRKKKNEKEESASVKADKEEEIEEDVEGASSKTIFVEHCKQCNQFKMRANLVKERLEGADCGVNVILNPEKPRRGCFEIRQEGGKKFISLLDMKRPFKPMRDLDMDKVISDIIDEISNT